From Rhodovastum atsumiense, a single genomic window includes:
- the trsS gene encoding radical SAM (seleno)protein TrsS yields the protein MTCSDSRLDLGRTESVCPDCLARLPATRFAEGDTVFLEKTCPTHGTFTTVIWRGLDSYLRWGKAPRAQAVPPVCATPVRQGCPHDCGLCPDHRQQSCCVLLEVTSRCNLACPVCFAAARRDGADAGLDDIGRWLDTLAEAGGHVHIQLSGGEPTVRDDLPEVVALIRRRGFDFVQLNTNGLRIAREPAYLDALARAGLDCVFLQFDGVTDEVYRRLRGAALLRVKRQAIAACGEAGIGVVLVPTLVPGVNTRQIGAIVDFAVAEMPTVRAVHFQPVSYFGRTPVPPADPARITLPEVMAALVAHGGGTIRMADFIPGSAENPYCSFSARFTLGADGRLRAMREEASGCCATPPRRTCCGTPERPSPEVDRARRYVAGQWKQPGAPAPVAGLEAFDAFLGGRQRTLGISAMAFQDAWTLDVERLRQCHIHVVAPDRRVIPFCAYNLTNRQGRSLYRPAGD from the coding sequence ATGACCTGCTCCGACAGCCGCCTGGACCTGGGCCGGACCGAGAGCGTCTGCCCCGATTGCCTCGCCCGCCTGCCCGCCACCCGCTTCGCCGAGGGCGATACGGTGTTCCTGGAGAAGACCTGCCCGACGCACGGCACCTTCACCACGGTGATCTGGCGTGGCCTGGACAGCTATCTGCGCTGGGGCAAGGCGCCGCGCGCCCAGGCCGTGCCGCCGGTCTGCGCCACCCCGGTGCGACAGGGCTGCCCGCATGATTGCGGGCTTTGCCCCGACCATCGCCAGCAGAGCTGCTGCGTGCTGCTGGAGGTGACGTCGCGCTGCAATCTCGCCTGCCCGGTCTGCTTCGCCGCCGCCCGCCGCGACGGGGCGGATGCGGGGCTCGACGACATCGGCCGCTGGCTGGACACCCTGGCCGAGGCGGGCGGGCACGTGCACATCCAACTCTCGGGCGGGGAGCCGACGGTGCGCGACGACCTGCCGGAGGTGGTGGCCCTGATCCGCCGGCGCGGCTTCGATTTCGTCCAGCTGAACACCAACGGCCTGCGGATCGCGCGCGAGCCCGCCTATCTGGACGCCCTGGCCAGGGCGGGACTCGACTGCGTCTTCCTGCAGTTCGACGGCGTGACCGACGAGGTCTACCGCCGGCTGCGGGGGGCGGCGCTGCTGCGGGTGAAGCGGCAGGCCATCGCCGCCTGCGGCGAAGCGGGGATCGGCGTGGTGCTGGTCCCCACGCTGGTGCCGGGGGTGAACACCCGCCAGATCGGCGCGATCGTCGATTTCGCGGTGGCGGAGATGCCCACCGTGCGGGCGGTGCATTTCCAGCCGGTGAGCTATTTCGGCCGCACGCCCGTCCCCCCGGCCGACCCGGCGCGGATCACGCTGCCCGAGGTCATGGCGGCGCTGGTCGCGCACGGGGGCGGCACGATCCGCATGGCCGACTTCATCCCCGGTTCCGCCGAGAACCCCTATTGCTCGTTCAGTGCCCGATTCACGCTGGGCGCGGACGGCAGGCTGCGGGCGATGCGGGAGGAAGCCTCCGGGTGCTGCGCCACGCCCCCCCGCCGCACCTGCTGCGGCACCCCGGAGCGCCCCAGCCCGGAGGTGGACCGGGCCCGGCGCTACGTCGCCGGGCAATGGAAGCAGCCCGGCGCCCCGGCCCCGGTGGCGGGGCTGGAAGCGTTCGACGCCTTCCTGGGGGGGCGGCAGCGCACGCTCGGCATCTCCGCCATGGCGTTCCAGGACGCCTGGACCCTGGACGTGGAGCGGCTGCGCCAATGCCACATCCATGTCGTCGCGCCGGACCGGCGGGTGATCCCGTTCTGTGCCTACAACCTCACCAACCGGCAGGGCCGGTCGCTCTACCGCCCCGCGGGAGACTGA
- a CDS encoding DVU_1551 family NTP transferase, with protein MSASCFDAFRQEVGAVVLAAGWSSRMGAFKPLLPLGESTVVGRVVATLRQAGITRIHVVTGHQSEAMAPVLARLGVVGVANPGFTDGMLSSVRRGLSSFADAPRGCLLLPVDLPLVRPQTILRTLRAAAATGAAVVHPCMRGRRGHPPFIDRRLFAPILATDAPGGLRAILDRYPAEEVAVADRFCLHDLDEPADYRWAVRALAQYDIPDAEECAAMLAATGARADLCAHSQAVTDLALRIARQLRAAGVPLDLDLVRAGALLHDIAKGQPHHAAAGAALVAEWGFPEVARIVASHMALSFDPPVIDARAVVYLADKLVSGTARVSLAERFGPALARWHDNPDALAGARARHAAARAVLQAITARIGAADVLRGAEAPA; from the coding sequence ATGTCGGCCTCCTGCTTCGACGCCTTCCGCCAGGAGGTGGGCGCGGTGGTCCTGGCGGCCGGATGGTCCTCGCGCATGGGGGCGTTCAAGCCGCTGCTGCCGCTCGGGGAGAGCACCGTGGTCGGGCGCGTGGTCGCGACGCTGCGCCAGGCCGGCATCACCCGCATCCACGTCGTCACCGGACACCAGTCCGAGGCGATGGCACCGGTGCTGGCGCGGCTCGGCGTGGTGGGCGTGGCGAATCCGGGCTTCACCGACGGGATGCTGAGCAGCGTGCGGCGCGGCCTGAGCTCCTTTGCGGATGCGCCGCGCGGCTGCCTGCTGCTGCCGGTGGACCTGCCGCTGGTCCGGCCGCAGACGATCCTGCGCACGCTGCGGGCGGCTGCCGCGACCGGGGCCGCCGTGGTGCATCCCTGCATGCGCGGCCGGCGTGGCCATCCCCCCTTCATCGACCGCCGGCTGTTCGCACCGATCCTGGCGACCGACGCGCCGGGCGGACTGCGTGCCATCCTCGACCGGTATCCGGCCGAAGAGGTCGCGGTGGCGGACCGCTTCTGCCTGCACGACCTCGATGAACCGGCCGATTATCGCTGGGCCGTCAGGGCGCTGGCGCAGTACGACATCCCCGATGCCGAGGAATGCGCGGCCATGTTGGCCGCCACCGGGGCCCGCGCCGACCTGTGCGCGCACAGCCAGGCCGTCACCGACCTGGCGCTGCGGATCGCCCGCCAGCTGCGGGCCGCCGGTGTGCCGCTCGACCTCGATCTGGTGCGGGCGGGCGCGCTGCTGCACGATATCGCCAAGGGGCAGCCGCACCATGCCGCCGCCGGGGCCGCCCTGGTGGCCGAATGGGGCTTCCCCGAGGTCGCGCGGATCGTCGCCAGCCATATGGCGCTCAGCTTCGACCCTCCGGTGATCGACGCCCGCGCGGTGGTCTATCTCGCCGACAAGCTGGTCAGCGGCACCGCGCGCGTGTCGCTGGCCGAACGGTTTGGCCCCGCCCTCGCCCGCTGGCACGACAATCCCGACGCGCTGGCCGGCGCGCGGGCCCGGCACGCGGCGGCACGGGCGGTGCTGCAGGCCATCACCGCCCGCATCGGTGCCGCCGATGTGCTGCGGGGGGCGGAGGCTCCGGCATGA
- a CDS encoding DVU_1555 family C-GCAxxG-C-C protein: protein MADDSFRIAELLLQGFKCSHILMQLALEAQGRASPELVRAMSGLAVGMSQGFNCGALTGGCCVLGLYAGRGAEDEAEDPRLDVLVDEFSWWFRNHAREQFGGIDCAEIMRFDPALRQQRCPGLILRSWEKLVETLEQHGIDIAVPPQPAEPA, encoded by the coding sequence ATGGCCGATGACTCATTCAGAATTGCCGAGTTGCTGCTGCAGGGCTTCAAGTGCAGCCACATCCTGATGCAGCTGGCGCTGGAGGCGCAGGGACGCGCGTCACCGGAGCTGGTCCGGGCGATGTCGGGGCTGGCGGTGGGAATGTCGCAGGGCTTCAATTGTGGCGCGCTCACCGGCGGATGCTGCGTGCTCGGCCTCTATGCCGGCCGTGGCGCGGAGGATGAAGCCGAGGATCCGCGCCTTGATGTCCTGGTCGATGAATTCAGCTGGTGGTTCCGCAACCATGCCAGGGAGCAGTTCGGCGGCATCGATTGCGCGGAGATCATGCGGTTCGATCCGGCCTTGCGCCAGCAGCGCTGCCCCGGACTGATCCTGCGCAGCTGGGAGAAGCTGGTGGAGACGCTGGAACAGCACGGGATCGACATCGCCGTCCCGCCACAGCCGGCGGAGCCGGCCTGA
- the trsM gene encoding DVU_1556 family methyltransferase: MTPWDGPPADSLYGSGLVTDGHGLPLRPGGAALSTALISAAGFRPGGIVLDIGCGRGESLARLRALGWQAVGIDQAAAALCHAGDEPARSLLVRGNGLSLPFADASLDGVLAECSLSVMPDRAATLLEWARVLRPGGSLALSDVYHRRDDAAFAPAGATTRARLQGEVRDAGLGLAVFEDHSDVLREWVARFIFRYGTLDALWAGAGCRAATSARAGAPGYCLLIARKPDDATGGPGREDFHDGR; encoded by the coding sequence ATGACGCCCTGGGACGGCCCGCCGGCGGACAGCCTGTATGGAAGCGGCCTGGTCACCGACGGGCACGGCCTGCCGCTGCGGCCCGGCGGCGCGGCGCTGAGCACGGCATTGATCAGCGCGGCGGGCTTCCGGCCCGGCGGGATCGTGCTCGATATCGGATGTGGCCGGGGCGAAAGCCTGGCCCGGCTCCGTGCCCTGGGATGGCAGGCCGTGGGGATCGACCAGGCGGCGGCGGCACTCTGTCATGCCGGCGATGAGCCCGCGCGGTCCCTGCTGGTGCGCGGCAATGGCCTCTCCTTGCCGTTCGCCGACGCGAGCCTCGACGGCGTGCTGGCGGAATGCAGCCTCTCCGTCATGCCTGATCGCGCCGCGACGCTGCTGGAATGGGCGCGCGTGCTGCGGCCGGGCGGATCGCTGGCGCTCAGCGATGTCTATCATCGCCGGGACGATGCGGCCTTCGCCCCGGCCGGCGCGACGACACGCGCGAGGCTGCAAGGCGAAGTGCGGGACGCGGGGCTCGGCCTTGCGGTGTTCGAAGATCATTCCGACGTGCTCCGGGAATGGGTGGCACGGTTCATCTTTCGCTACGGGACACTGGACGCGTTGTGGGCCGGCGCCGGCTGCCGCGCCGCGACGTCGGCCCGTGCGGGCGCGCCCGGTTACTGCCTGTTGATCGCGCGCAAGCCGGATGACGCCACGGGCGGGCCCGGTCGGGAGGACTTCCACGATGGCCGATGA
- a CDS encoding DVU_1557 family redox protein — protein sequence MIRPTTLPATATPGLVCAQCDVPLVPGPVEASYLGQSFTVDLPRCPRCGFVYVSEELASGRMLNVEQALEDK from the coding sequence GTGATCCGCCCCACCACGCTCCCCGCGACCGCGACGCCGGGACTGGTCTGCGCGCAATGCGACGTGCCGCTGGTCCCGGGGCCGGTCGAGGCCTCCTATCTCGGGCAGAGCTTCACCGTGGATTTGCCACGCTGTCCCCGCTGCGGCTTCGTCTATGTCTCCGAGGAACTCGCTTCCGGCCGCATGCTGAACGTCGAGCAGGCCCTGGAGGACAAATGA
- a CDS encoding pyridine nucleotide-disulfide oxidoreductase/dicluster-binding protein has product MDGERVRAWEARCVEEQPPACVLSCPLRVDARSMMEKMAQGAFAEALAIYARVVPFPAILSRICDRPCETSCRRGEAGGAVQIRALEQACVTGYYGTLRRTPQKSRKPRRIAVIGAGLAGLTAAFDLAMKGNAVEVFEAAAEPLPRLRQEHGATLPPSVVVTELDMLARIGVALHCDTRITGGDSPLGLSRLIDTHDAVVLATGAAAAGWAGLGDLPGLDLAPDGAPAIDPLTHATSHPKLFSGGTHAAGTSAIVSMRDGRRAAVSIDRLLQGASLTANRTDGSSGPSCLYTNVAAHAPVAPVVPSDPGQGYDTTEAIREAARCFPCRCQECVRACAFLAHYKTYPKRTVREIYNNDCIVMGTRKSNRMVNSCTLCGLCATVCPNDLPVGEVCLEARQSMVEKGRMPASHHEFALRDMAYSRSGLVAFHRHQPGHDSSAAVFFPGCQLVASAPEHVARVYRHLAGTLPGGVGLMIECCGAPAHWAGRRDLHAEVLAGLRTHWEALGRPRIITACSTCLGMFQDFAPEMAPEPVWTVLARIGWPADAAQAPGRHLAIHDPCTARSAAGMQQAVRDLAAGLGVVLQELGGADHTTCCGYGGLVSFANPEVANKIVDQRAGASEADYLVYCAMCRDNFARRGKRAVHLLDLAFPPADGTDPAGRPDPGFSRRRDNRARFRTTMLRDVWGETMSDPVPDLPLTIADDVRADMERRLILVEDVAETIAHAERGGRKLRDPASGRLVATHRIGNVTIWVEYAVAPAGIVVHRAYSHRMVVEAKP; this is encoded by the coding sequence ATGGACGGCGAACGTGTCAGGGCATGGGAAGCGCGCTGCGTCGAGGAACAGCCGCCGGCCTGCGTGCTGTCCTGTCCGCTGCGCGTCGATGCCCGCTCCATGATGGAGAAGATGGCGCAGGGCGCCTTCGCCGAGGCCCTGGCGATCTATGCGCGGGTGGTCCCCTTCCCCGCCATTCTCAGCCGGATCTGTGACCGGCCCTGCGAAACCAGTTGCCGGCGCGGCGAGGCCGGGGGAGCCGTCCAGATCCGGGCGCTGGAGCAGGCCTGCGTCACCGGCTACTACGGCACGCTGCGGCGCACGCCCCAGAAGTCCCGCAAGCCGCGCCGGATCGCCGTCATCGGCGCCGGGCTGGCGGGCCTCACCGCGGCCTTCGACCTGGCGATGAAGGGCAATGCCGTCGAGGTCTTCGAGGCCGCGGCCGAGCCCTTGCCCCGGCTGCGGCAGGAGCACGGGGCCACGCTTCCGCCCTCCGTGGTGGTCACAGAGCTCGACATGCTGGCCAGGATCGGCGTGGCCCTGCACTGTGATACCAGGATCACCGGCGGTGACTCGCCACTCGGGTTGTCGCGCCTGATCGACACCCATGACGCCGTCGTGCTGGCCACCGGGGCGGCTGCGGCCGGGTGGGCCGGCCTCGGTGATCTCCCGGGCCTCGACCTCGCCCCGGACGGCGCGCCGGCCATCGATCCCCTCACCCATGCCACCAGCCATCCGAAGCTGTTCAGCGGTGGGACCCATGCGGCCGGCACTTCGGCGATCGTCTCGATGCGTGATGGCCGGCGCGCCGCGGTCTCGATCGACCGGCTGCTGCAGGGGGCATCGCTGACGGCAAACCGGACCGATGGCAGCAGCGGCCCGTCATGCCTCTACACCAACGTTGCCGCCCATGCGCCGGTCGCCCCGGTCGTGCCATCCGATCCCGGACAAGGCTACGACACCACGGAGGCCATCCGCGAGGCGGCGCGCTGCTTCCCCTGCCGCTGCCAGGAATGCGTCAGGGCCTGTGCCTTCCTGGCCCACTACAAGACCTACCCGAAGCGGACGGTGCGCGAGATCTACAACAACGACTGCATCGTCATGGGTACGCGCAAGTCCAACCGCATGGTGAACAGCTGCACCCTGTGCGGCCTGTGCGCCACGGTCTGCCCGAACGATCTGCCGGTCGGCGAGGTCTGCCTGGAGGCACGGCAGAGCATGGTGGAGAAAGGCCGCATGCCGGCTTCCCATCATGAGTTTGCCTTGCGCGACATGGCCTACAGCCGCTCCGGGCTGGTGGCCTTCCATCGCCACCAGCCGGGCCACGACAGCAGTGCGGCGGTATTTTTTCCCGGCTGCCAGCTCGTTGCCTCGGCGCCGGAGCATGTCGCGCGTGTCTATCGCCACCTGGCCGGGACCCTGCCCGGCGGGGTCGGGTTGATGATCGAATGTTGCGGGGCCCCGGCTCATTGGGCCGGGCGCCGCGACCTTCATGCGGAGGTGCTGGCCGGACTGCGCACGCACTGGGAGGCGCTGGGACGCCCGCGGATCATCACCGCCTGCAGCACCTGCCTCGGGATGTTCCAGGACTTTGCCCCGGAGATGGCACCCGAACCGGTCTGGACGGTGCTGGCCCGGATTGGCTGGCCCGCCGACGCGGCCCAGGCCCCCGGGCGGCACCTGGCGATCCATGATCCCTGCACCGCCCGGTCGGCGGCGGGCATGCAGCAGGCGGTGCGCGACCTCGCCGCCGGTCTCGGTGTTGTCCTGCAGGAGCTTGGCGGGGCTGACCACACCACGTGCTGCGGCTATGGCGGCCTGGTCTCCTTCGCCAATCCAGAAGTCGCCAACAAGATCGTCGACCAGCGCGCCGGCGCGAGCGAGGCGGACTATCTCGTCTACTGTGCCATGTGCCGGGACAACTTCGCCCGGCGAGGCAAACGCGCCGTGCATCTTCTCGACCTTGCCTTTCCGCCCGCCGACGGCACCGATCCCGCCGGCCGGCCGGATCCCGGATTTTCGCGCCGCCGCGACAACCGTGCGCGCTTCCGGACCACCATGCTGCGTGACGTGTGGGGAGAAACCATGAGCGATCCCGTGCCCGACCTGCCGCTCACGATCGCCGATGACGTGCGCGCCGACATGGAGCGGCGGCTGATCCTCGTCGAGGACGTCGCGGAAACGATCGCCCATGCCGAACGTGGCGGGCGCAAGCTCCGCGATCCGGCCAGCGGCCGGCTGGTCGCCACGCACCGCATCGGCAATGTCACGATCTGGGTGGAATACGCGGTGGCGCCGGCCGGGATCGTCGTGCACCGCGCCTACAGCCATCGCATGGTCGTGGAGGCGAAGCCGTGA
- a CDS encoding molybdopterin-dependent aldehyde oxidoreductase — translation MKRTSLNVNGVERWVVAEKRATLADVLREQMLLTGCKVCCEDGQCGACTVIIDEKPVRACLTPLEKVAANARITTIEGIGTPDRLHPLQVAWMAHGSAQCGICTPGFIMSAKVLLDRKQNPTREEVRSWFQRNRNLCRCTGYKPLVDAVMDAAAVMRGEKRIEDLVPKAKEDGSILGTEFIRPSALAKVTGTWDFGADVALRMPEGTLRLALVQAEVSHALIKGIDVSEAEAMPGVVKVLTWKDVKGKNAITGLITFPTNKGDGWDRPILCKDKIFQFGDAIAIVAADTEEHARAAAKHVKVDLEVLPAYMSGFAALEPDAIEIHPGVPNAYYEQGVVKGQDTRPFFEKAAAVVDITTYCSRQPHLHLEPDCGEAFIDDDGVVTILSKSIGLHLHHAMICPGIGVAPEKLRIIQNPTGGTFGYKFSPTMEALLGVAVLALGKPVSLIYDQYQNITYTGKRSPVNLNIRLACDDDGKLTAMETDWWLDHGPYSEFGDLVTLRQAQFTGAGYHLENIRGRGRTVATNHAWGSAFRGYGSPQAFLASETAMDMLAEKMGEDPFEFRYKNLYNENSTTPTGQKPEVLVLKQLFDMIRPKYEEAKARCKALSTAEKKRGVGISLGIYGCGLDGPDSSNARAELTPTGVTIYNAWEDHGQGADLGTLTMAHEVLRHAGFKPSDIKLDLNDTRGPDSGPAGGSRSNVFTGQATRVAAEMLLNAMRKEDGTYRTYKEMVAENIPLVYDGKWVAAACTDCTSDTAQGAPFPIYMYEVFLPEVEVDMETGKVQVVKFTTAVDVGTIINKATVDGQIYGGLAQGIGLALSEDFEDLEMHNTLRDCGIPYPKDVPDEMEILYLETPRELGPFGSAGCGEAPLTAPHPAILNAIYNACGVRIFRIPALPEVVKMGLDQLRAAQAPVAEPEHA, via the coding sequence ATGAAACGGACTTCCCTGAACGTTAACGGCGTTGAGCGCTGGGTGGTTGCCGAGAAAAGGGCAACGCTGGCGGATGTCCTGCGCGAGCAGATGCTGCTGACCGGATGCAAGGTCTGCTGCGAGGACGGACAGTGCGGCGCCTGCACCGTGATCATCGACGAGAAGCCGGTGCGCGCATGCCTGACGCCGTTGGAGAAGGTCGCCGCCAACGCCAGGATCACGACCATCGAGGGCATCGGCACACCCGACCGCCTGCATCCGCTGCAGGTCGCCTGGATGGCGCATGGCAGCGCGCAATGCGGCATCTGCACGCCGGGCTTCATCATGTCGGCGAAGGTCTTGCTGGACCGCAAGCAGAACCCGACCCGCGAGGAAGTCCGCTCCTGGTTCCAGCGTAACCGGAATCTCTGCCGCTGCACCGGCTACAAGCCGCTGGTGGATGCCGTCATGGACGCCGCCGCGGTGATGCGGGGCGAGAAGCGGATCGAGGACCTGGTGCCGAAGGCCAAGGAAGACGGCTCCATCCTGGGCACCGAGTTCATCCGCCCCTCGGCCCTGGCCAAGGTCACCGGCACATGGGATTTCGGCGCCGACGTGGCGTTGCGCATGCCCGAGGGCACCTTGCGGCTCGCGCTGGTGCAGGCCGAGGTCTCGCACGCGCTGATCAAGGGCATCGACGTCTCCGAGGCGGAAGCCATGCCGGGCGTGGTGAAGGTCCTCACCTGGAAGGACGTCAAGGGCAAGAACGCCATCACCGGCCTGATCACCTTCCCGACCAACAAGGGTGACGGCTGGGACCGCCCGATCCTCTGCAAGGACAAGATCTTCCAGTTCGGCGACGCGATCGCCATCGTCGCCGCCGATACCGAGGAACATGCCCGCGCCGCGGCGAAGCATGTGAAGGTGGACCTGGAGGTGCTGCCCGCCTACATGTCCGGCTTCGCCGCGCTGGAGCCCGACGCGATCGAAATCCATCCTGGCGTGCCCAACGCCTATTACGAGCAGGGCGTGGTCAAGGGACAGGACACCAGGCCGTTCTTCGAGAAGGCGGCCGCCGTGGTGGACATCACCACCTACTGCAGCCGCCAGCCGCATCTGCACCTGGAGCCCGATTGCGGCGAGGCGTTCATCGACGATGATGGCGTGGTGACCATTCTCTCGAAGAGCATTGGCCTGCACCTGCACCATGCGATGATCTGTCCGGGCATCGGTGTGGCGCCGGAGAAGCTGCGCATCATCCAGAACCCGACCGGTGGCACCTTCGGCTACAAGTTCTCGCCCACCATGGAAGCCCTGCTCGGCGTCGCCGTGCTGGCCCTCGGCAAGCCGGTGTCGCTGATCTACGACCAGTACCAGAACATCACCTATACCGGCAAGCGCAGCCCGGTGAACCTCAACATCCGTCTCGCCTGCGACGATGACGGCAAGCTGACGGCGATGGAGACGGACTGGTGGCTCGACCATGGGCCGTATTCGGAGTTCGGTGACCTGGTGACGCTGCGCCAGGCACAGTTCACCGGTGCGGGCTATCACCTGGAGAACATCCGCGGCCGTGGCCGGACCGTGGCCACCAACCATGCCTGGGGCTCGGCTTTCCGCGGCTATGGCTCCCCGCAGGCGTTCCTGGCCTCCGAAACCGCCATGGACATGCTGGCGGAGAAGATGGGCGAGGATCCGTTCGAGTTCCGCTACAAGAATCTCTATAACGAGAACTCGACCACGCCGACCGGGCAGAAGCCGGAAGTGCTGGTGCTGAAGCAGCTGTTCGACATGATCCGCCCCAAGTACGAGGAGGCGAAGGCGCGCTGCAAGGCGCTCTCCACCGCCGAGAAGAAGCGAGGCGTCGGCATCTCCCTCGGCATCTATGGGTGCGGGCTCGACGGGCCGGACAGCTCGAACGCGCGCGCCGAACTGACTCCGACCGGGGTCACCATCTACAATGCCTGGGAAGATCATGGCCAGGGCGCGGACCTGGGCACCCTGACCATGGCGCACGAGGTGCTGCGTCACGCCGGCTTCAAGCCCTCGGACATCAAGCTGGACCTGAATGACACCCGTGGCCCGGATTCCGGTCCGGCCGGCGGCAGCCGCTCCAACGTCTTCACCGGCCAGGCCACCCGCGTGGCGGCGGAGATGCTGCTGAATGCCATGCGGAAGGAGGACGGCACCTATCGCACTTACAAGGAGATGGTCGCCGAGAACATTCCGCTGGTCTATGACGGCAAGTGGGTCGCCGCCGCCTGCACGGATTGCACGTCCGATACCGCCCAGGGGGCGCCGTTCCCGATCTACATGTATGAGGTCTTCCTGCCGGAGGTCGAGGTCGACATGGAGACCGGCAAGGTCCAGGTGGTGAAGTTCACCACGGCGGTCGATGTCGGCACGATCATCAACAAGGCAACCGTGGACGGCCAGATCTACGGCGGCCTCGCGCAGGGCATCGGGCTTGCCCTCAGCGAGGACTTCGAGGATCTGGAGATGCACAACACCCTGCGCGACTGCGGGATCCCCTATCCGAAGGACGTTCCGGACGAGATGGAGATCCTGTATCTCGAAACGCCGCGCGAACTGGGTCCGTTCGGGTCCGCGGGATGTGGCGAGGCCCCGCTCACCGCGCCGCATCCGGCCATCCTCAACGCCATCTACAACGCCTGCGGCGTGCGGATCTTCCGGATTCCGGCACTGCCGGAAGTGGTGAAGATGGGGCTTGATCAGCTGCGGGCCGCCCAGGCGCCCGTCGCCGAACCCGAGCACGCCTGA
- a CDS encoding XdhC family protein: MDVYEQLIHERAEGRSCALATIVNVVGSIPSYTCAKMLVREDGTIVGTIGGGAAEGRAIAIAREVLETGRPQMISFNLHENPVLDIGMVCGGSLDIFVEAIRPSPTAYIFGGGHIGFIMARLARLVGFEVVVIDDRPEFANRDRFPEVQAVHAGDLAASMEQLRPNRSSLIFIATRGHGLDGQALAWALGTSAGYIGMIGSKRKVITIGKRLMAQGIPAEQFRRVQAPVGLDIGADTPEEIAIAVIAEMIANIRKSEGARPLVRTMADLMARVPASGQVHLVGTDSDTEELGAA; the protein is encoded by the coding sequence ATGGATGTCTATGAACAACTGATCCACGAAAGAGCGGAAGGACGCTCCTGCGCGCTGGCGACCATCGTCAACGTGGTCGGCTCCATTCCCTCCTATACATGTGCCAAGATGCTCGTCCGGGAAGACGGCACGATCGTCGGCACGATCGGCGGCGGCGCCGCCGAAGGCCGGGCCATCGCCATTGCCCGGGAAGTCCTGGAGACCGGCCGTCCGCAGATGATCTCGTTCAATCTGCACGAGAACCCGGTCCTCGATATCGGCATGGTCTGTGGCGGCAGCCTCGATATCTTCGTCGAAGCCATCCGGCCTTCCCCCACCGCCTATATCTTCGGCGGCGGCCATATCGGCTTCATCATGGCACGGCTGGCCAGGCTGGTGGGCTTCGAGGTCGTGGTGATCGACGATCGCCCCGAATTCGCCAACCGGGACCGCTTCCCCGAGGTCCAGGCGGTTCATGCGGGCGACCTCGCGGCCAGCATGGAGCAGTTGCGGCCGAACCGCAGCTCGCTGATCTTCATCGCCACCCGTGGCCATGGGCTCGACGGCCAGGCACTTGCCTGGGCGCTTGGAACCTCCGCCGGCTACATCGGCATGATCGGCTCGAAGCGGAAGGTGATCACCATCGGCAAGCGGCTGATGGCCCAGGGCATCCCGGCGGAGCAATTCCGTCGCGTGCAGGCCCCGGTCGGCCTGGACATCGGCGCCGACACACCGGAGGAAATCGCCATCGCCGTCATCGCGGAGATGATCGCCAACATACGCAAATCGGAAGGTGCCCGCCCGCTGGTCCGCACCATGGCGGACCTGATGGCCCGCGTGCCGGCATCCGGCCAGGTGCATCTGGTGGGCACGGACAGCGATACCGAGGAACTTGGCGCGGCCTGA
- a CDS encoding 4Fe-4S binding protein, whose amino-acid sequence MPFAIDNEVCNACGSCEEVCPNNAISHKGKVFTINAAKCKECVGDFDVAQCADVCPSGACALIAA is encoded by the coding sequence ATGCCATTCGCCATCGACAACGAAGTCTGCAACGCCTGCGGCTCCTGCGAGGAGGTGTGCCCCAACAATGCCATCTCGCACAAAGGCAAGGTGTTCACGATCAATGCCGCCAAGTGCAAGGAATGCGTCGGGGACTTCGACGTGGCGCAATGCGCCGATGTCTGCCCATCCGGCGCCTGCGCGCTGATTGCTGCCTGA